A genomic stretch from Desulfonauticus submarinus includes:
- the thiL gene encoding thiamine-phosphate kinase: MQEEDFLYLIDKFFPNIGARVIIGRGHDCALVQSDKLALSSDLFLENTHFSLNYFKPEDIGYKALAINLSDLAACGAKPIFFLLNLIWPSYLDLNFAQKMFASMSLLAKQYNLTLIGGDLSKGERLGISITIGGECSQNFPGRKKANPGDIVFVIGEIGLSKAGLLILQENLPKKDFPLSIKAHLRPKFYLKEGRFLSSQVKSMLDISDGIAKDIHRLLPVGLGLKLEPVIPINKEIIKLAKLKDFNSLYFVLEGGEDYGLLGVIEKHLFPKILSKIPNCWPIGSVIKGETGIYKEKTKLNLQGFDHFVKRK, from the coding sequence ATGCAAGAAGAAGATTTTTTATATTTAATAGATAAATTTTTTCCCAATATAGGGGCACGAGTGATTATCGGCAGAGGGCATGACTGCGCCCTAGTCCAAAGCGATAAACTAGCCCTTAGTTCAGATCTATTCTTAGAAAATACTCACTTTTCATTAAATTATTTTAAACCAGAAGACATTGGTTATAAAGCCTTGGCCATAAACTTAAGTGATTTGGCCGCATGTGGAGCAAAACCTATTTTTTTTCTCCTCAATCTTATTTGGCCTTCTTACTTAGATCTTAACTTTGCCCAGAAAATGTTTGCCTCTATGTCCCTTTTAGCCAAACAATATAATTTAACTTTAATTGGAGGAGATCTAAGTAAAGGAGAACGTCTTGGTATTTCTATTACCATCGGAGGAGAATGCTCACAAAATTTTCCTGGCAGAAAAAAAGCTAACCCAGGCGATATAGTCTTTGTAATAGGAGAGATAGGACTTTCCAAAGCAGGCCTTCTTATCCTACAGGAAAATCTACCTAAAAAAGATTTCCCCTTAAGTATAAAGGCCCATCTCCGTCCTAAATTCTACCTCAAAGAAGGAAGATTCTTATCTTCTCAAGTTAAAAGTATGTTGGATATCTCTGATGGCATAGCCAAAGACATACACAGGCTTTTACCTGTAGGACTAGGTCTAAAACTAGAACCTGTCATACCTATAAATAAAGAAATAATAAAACTAGCTAAACTAAAAGACTTTAATTCTCTTTATTTTGTATTAGAAGGGGGAGAAGACTATGGCCTATTGGGAGTAATAGAAAAACATCTTTTCCCCAAAATTCTTTCTAAGATACCTAATTGTTGGCCAATAGGATCTGTTATAAAAGGAGAAACAGGAATTTATAAAGAAAAAACAAAATTAAATCTCCAAGGATTTGACCATTTTGTAAAAAGAAAATAG
- a CDS encoding ATP-dependent helicase, with protein MKINYEQELNPAQLKAVTTVNGPLLVIAGAGSGKTRTIVYRLAYLMEHGIDPSNILLLTFTRKAAAEMLKRVEELLGQDIIGICGGTFHSFAFSMLKKFANVLGWQEGFSIIDTSDALEIIRQAKNELNLTKDKKFPKHQTIYEIISRSRNKELPLEQIIKNQYYHLSLFTNDILEISNYYKNFKAKHFLVDYDDLLFFLEQLLNQDENVRFLFQQKFQFVMVDEYQDTNKIQGRLIKLLAGDEGNVMAVGDDAQSIYAFRGATIENILNFPKLFPNAQIIKLEQNYRSTQPILSLANHVLSLAKEKYPKKLFSSKDEGIKPELYYTNSDFSQAQLVTKKIQELSLKYPYREIAVLFRAGYQSYALEMELGKVGLKFQKFGGQKFSEAAHIKDIIAFLRIVSNASDVLAWTRALSNIKGVGPKTCQKLYQYFIQGETSKFKRICAKNNALKCILESLDELRQKQLSPQTLLEEIIKIYTPIMENKFMDDLPKRMAGVEQLIQIASTYEHLEDFLADLTLEPTNEEKRDDNRIVLSTIHSAKGLEWSCVLIIDLIEDKFPSKYALEDPVALEEERRLFYVACTRAKEYLALFVPTTTYNKYFDSFEPVLPSPFITEIKETLVNVYKENFFGDCNPYNTQKNESESLNPKTLSPATKKTAVNNNRTGAYCSHKIFGQGKIIAHIPPNKYKVHFPKCGLKTVIKDFLEFE; from the coding sequence ATGAAAATAAACTATGAACAAGAATTAAATCCAGCTCAATTAAAAGCAGTAACTACTGTTAATGGACCTCTATTAGTAATTGCTGGTGCAGGTAGCGGAAAAACCAGAACCATTGTCTATCGACTGGCTTACCTTATGGAGCACGGAATAGACCCTAGCAATATTTTACTTTTAACCTTCACTCGCAAAGCTGCCGCTGAAATGCTTAAAAGAGTGGAGGAATTATTAGGGCAAGATATAATAGGTATTTGTGGCGGGACCTTTCACAGCTTTGCCTTTTCTATGCTTAAAAAATTTGCCAATGTATTGGGTTGGCAGGAAGGTTTTTCTATTATTGACACCTCTGATGCTCTGGAAATCATAAGACAGGCTAAAAATGAATTAAATCTCACCAAAGATAAAAAGTTTCCTAAGCACCAAACAATATATGAAATTATTTCTAGGTCTAGAAACAAAGAACTTCCCCTAGAACAAATTATAAAAAATCAATATTACCACCTTTCTCTATTTACAAACGACATCTTAGAAATATCCAATTACTATAAAAATTTTAAAGCCAAGCATTTTTTAGTAGATTATGATGACTTATTATTTTTTCTAGAACAATTACTCAACCAAGATGAAAATGTTCGCTTTTTATTTCAACAAAAATTTCAATTTGTAATGGTAGATGAATATCAAGACACTAATAAAATTCAAGGCAGGCTTATAAAATTACTGGCAGGAGACGAAGGCAATGTCATGGCAGTGGGAGATGATGCCCAATCTATATATGCCTTTAGAGGAGCTACCATAGAAAATATTCTAAACTTTCCAAAACTTTTTCCAAATGCTCAAATTATTAAATTAGAACAAAATTACCGTTCTACTCAACCTATTTTATCTCTAGCAAATCATGTTTTAAGTTTAGCCAAAGAAAAATATCCTAAAAAATTATTTTCATCTAAGGATGAAGGTATAAAACCTGAATTATATTATACAAATAGTGATTTCAGCCAAGCTCAATTAGTAACAAAAAAAATCCAAGAACTATCATTAAAATATCCTTATCGAGAAATAGCTGTTCTGTTTAGAGCAGGCTATCAATCTTATGCTCTGGAAATGGAACTAGGAAAAGTTGGATTAAAGTTCCAAAAATTTGGAGGCCAAAAATTTTCAGAAGCTGCACATATTAAAGATATTATTGCTTTTTTAAGAATTGTGTCCAATGCAAGTGATGTATTAGCCTGGACAAGAGCCCTTAGCAATATAAAAGGAGTGGGTCCCAAAACATGCCAAAAACTTTATCAATATTTTATCCAAGGAGAAACATCTAAATTTAAAAGAATCTGTGCTAAAAATAATGCCTTAAAATGTATTTTGGAAAGTCTAGATGAACTCAGACAAAAACAACTCTCGCCTCAAACTCTTTTAGAAGAAATAATCAAAATTTATACTCCAATTATGGAAAATAAATTTATGGACGACCTTCCCAAACGGATGGCAGGAGTAGAACAACTAATTCAAATAGCTTCTACCTATGAACACCTAGAAGATTTTTTAGCAGATTTAACTTTAGAACCAACCAATGAAGAAAAAAGAGATGACAATAGAATAGTTTTATCCACCATTCACTCAGCCAAAGGCTTAGAATGGAGTTGTGTACTAATAATAGACTTAATAGAAGATAAATTCCCGTCAAAATATGCCTTAGAAGATCCAGTAGCCCTAGAAGAAGAAAGAAGACTCTTCTATGTAGCCTGCACAAGGGCAAAAGAATATCTGGCCCTATTTGTACCAACTACAACTTATAATAAATATTTTGACAGCTTTGAACCTGTGTTACCAAGTCCTTTTATCACTGAAATAAAAGAAACCCTGGTCAATGTATATAAAGAAAACTTTTTTGGGGATTGTAATCCTTATAACACACAAAAAAATGAGTCAGAATCTTTAAATCCTAAAACTCTATCCCCAGCAACCAAAAAAACAGCAGTAAATAATAACCGAACAGGAGCCTATTGCTCTCATAAAATATTTGGTCAAGGTAAAATAATTGCTCATATTCCACCTAATAAATACAAAGTACACTTTCCCAAATGTGGTTTAAAAACAGTAATCAAAGACTTTTTAGAATTTGAATAA
- a CDS encoding alkaline phosphatase family protein, whose amino-acid sequence MQKNHSIRTLIIGLDGMPLSLAQDLSEKGILNSLNPLLHSNKAVAIKSELPYLSPVNWTSFFTGTGPENHGVFGFTEYSFKKQKIFFSDSSQIKAQPIFHPNRANGKFFKIINLPHTYPAFPISGQLISGFLSLDLKKAIFPPPLYPILKAQKYTLEANTILALQNPANIFPELKKTLTSRELAFNLFWSDLAWDIFIFVLTEPDRLFHFCYDAVINQEHPLHQNCLTFLKNLDDLLTKVLNKFKELPDPKRLILVADHGFTALKTEVDLNALLTQRGFLKFKKPPLNEWDLDCIHPLTKAFALDSGRIYLYPFDPTARKLGKQSLAQQIKEILLSMRYQGEKVISKVLEKRELYPNASFDHTPDLICVPRAGFDLKGKFDRKEIFGHFGRTGVHLESDVLFFDSFGEKPITLRDVGKLVEKNYENKL is encoded by the coding sequence ATGCAAAAAAATCATTCTATTCGTACATTAATTATAGGCTTAGATGGAATGCCTTTATCTCTTGCCCAAGATTTAAGTGAAAAAGGCATATTAAACTCTCTTAACCCTTTATTGCACTCAAATAAAGCCGTTGCTATAAAATCAGAGCTCCCCTATCTCTCTCCTGTTAATTGGACTTCTTTTTTTACTGGAACTGGCCCTGAAAATCATGGGGTATTTGGCTTTACTGAATACTCTTTTAAAAAACAAAAAATATTTTTTTCTGACTCTTCTCAAATAAAGGCTCAACCTATTTTTCATCCCAATAGAGCAAATGGAAAATTTTTTAAAATAATAAACCTGCCTCATACCTATCCAGCCTTTCCCATTTCAGGACAACTTATAAGTGGTTTTTTGTCCTTAGATTTAAAAAAAGCAATTTTTCCCCCGCCATTATATCCCATTCTAAAAGCCCAAAAATATACTTTAGAGGCAAATACTATCTTGGCTCTACAAAACCCTGCCAATATCTTCCCAGAACTTAAAAAAACTTTAACCTCCCGAGAGCTTGCCTTTAATCTTTTTTGGTCTGATTTGGCTTGGGATATATTTATCTTTGTCTTAACTGAACCAGATAGACTTTTTCATTTCTGTTATGATGCAGTAATTAACCAAGAACATCCTCTTCATCAAAACTGTCTAACTTTCTTAAAAAATTTAGATGACCTCTTAACTAAGGTCTTAAACAAATTTAAAGAATTGCCTGACCCTAAAAGACTAATCTTAGTGGCAGATCATGGATTCACTGCTCTAAAAACAGAAGTAGACCTAAATGCTTTATTAACTCAACGTGGTTTTTTAAAATTTAAAAAACCTCCGTTAAATGAATGGGACTTAGATTGTATCCATCCTTTAACCAAGGCTTTTGCTTTAGATTCTGGCAGAATATATTTATATCCTTTTGATCCAACAGCTCGCAAATTGGGAAAACAAAGCTTGGCCCAACAAATAAAAGAAATTTTACTTTCTATGCGCTATCAAGGGGAAAAGGTTATTTCCAAAGTTTTGGAAAAAAGAGAATTATATCCTAATGCTAGCTTTGACCATACCCCTGATTTAATTTGCGTGCCGCGTGCTGGTTTTGACCTTAAAGGAAAATTTGACCGTAAAGAAATTTTTGGTCATTTTGGTAGAACAGGTGTACATCTAGAAAGCGATGTCTTATTTTTTGATTCTTTTGGAGAAAAACCTATAACTCTACGGGACGTAGGAAAATTAGTGGAAAAAAATTATGAAAATAAACTATGA
- a CDS encoding YifB family Mg chelatase-like AAA ATPase: MFAKTFSAGLLGIDAFLVEVEIDLVRSGLPALKLVGLAEGAVKESKERVLSALKNCGYKIPPSRITINLAPANQRKEGSLFDLPLAVGLLASSGLISPTNLSMYLLAGELSLTGELRPIAGALSLALLAREKNFKGIILPQKNSLEAAVVKDIQVLGANNLIDVIQFLNQEQIIEPTKLNIEQIFQAQQQFLIDFAEVKGQEHAKRAIEIAAAGGHNLLFIGPPGSGKTMLAQRIPTVLPPLTFEEALEVTKIYSVSGQLKPDMALIVHRPFRSPHHTISDAGLIGGGHQPKPGEVSLAHRGVLFLDELPEFKKHVLEVLRQPLEDGEVTISRASISLRYPANFMLVAAMNPCPCGYLGDAHHECSCTPNQIQRYRARLSGPLLDRIDLQVEVAGVDYSDLKQKQSKISSEKMRARILQAREIQQKRYQKHNLPFLTNSELSGKWLAEFCSLGEKEHTFLEQAVNKLGLSARAYTRILRISRTIADLKHQENIDISILAEAITYRFLDREKTLTT; the protein is encoded by the coding sequence ATGTTTGCAAAAACATTTAGTGCAGGCCTTTTAGGCATAGATGCATTTTTAGTAGAGGTTGAGATAGATTTAGTCCGTTCAGGACTACCTGCCTTAAAATTAGTGGGCTTAGCTGAAGGCGCTGTTAAAGAAAGCAAAGAAAGAGTCCTCTCTGCCTTAAAAAACTGTGGCTATAAAATTCCACCTAGTAGAATCACCATTAATTTAGCCCCTGCTAATCAACGCAAAGAAGGAAGTCTTTTTGATTTACCTTTAGCAGTGGGTTTATTAGCAAGTAGCGGACTTATCTCCCCAACAAATCTTTCTATGTATCTTTTGGCAGGAGAACTTTCTTTAACTGGAGAATTAAGACCTATTGCAGGAGCTCTTTCTCTTGCTCTTTTGGCTAGAGAAAAAAACTTCAAAGGTATTATCTTGCCCCAAAAAAACTCTTTAGAAGCAGCTGTAGTAAAAGACATCCAAGTGCTAGGGGCAAATAATCTAATAGATGTAATTCAATTTCTCAACCAAGAACAAATAATAGAACCAACTAAACTAAATATAGAGCAAATTTTTCAGGCACAACAACAATTTCTTATAGACTTTGCAGAAGTTAAAGGCCAAGAACACGCCAAAAGAGCTATTGAAATAGCTGCCGCAGGAGGACACAACCTTTTATTTATAGGCCCACCAGGTAGTGGAAAAACCATGTTAGCCCAAAGAATACCTACTGTACTTCCACCTTTAACCTTTGAAGAAGCTCTTGAGGTAACCAAAATCTATAGTGTAAGTGGTCAATTGAAACCAGATATGGCCCTTATTGTTCACAGACCATTTCGTTCTCCTCATCATACCATCTCAGATGCAGGACTTATTGGCGGAGGGCATCAACCTAAACCAGGAGAAGTATCATTAGCTCATAGAGGAGTACTTTTCTTAGATGAACTTCCTGAATTTAAAAAACACGTTTTAGAAGTTTTAAGACAACCTTTGGAAGACGGAGAGGTAACTATTTCTAGAGCTTCAATATCTTTACGCTATCCTGCCAATTTTATGTTAGTAGCAGCTATGAACCCTTGCCCATGTGGATACCTTGGAGATGCGCACCATGAATGCTCTTGTACGCCAAATCAAATCCAACGCTACAGAGCCCGACTTTCAGGCCCTCTTTTAGATAGAATAGATCTACAAGTAGAAGTAGCTGGTGTGGACTATTCTGATTTAAAACAAAAACAAAGCAAAATTTCCTCAGAAAAAATGCGGGCACGCATTTTACAAGCTAGAGAAATCCAACAAAAACGTTATCAAAAACATAATCTACCTTTTTTAACTAACAGTGAACTTTCTGGAAAATGGCTTGCCGAATTTTGTTCTCTTGGAGAAAAAGAACATACTTTTTTAGAACAAGCTGTGAACAAACTTGGGCTATCTGCTAGAGCTTATACTAGAATTTTACGCATCAGTCGAACTATCGCAGATTTAAAACATCAAGAAAATATTGACATCTCCATCTTGGCTGAGGCAATAACCTATCGTTTCTTAGACAGAGAAAAAACTCTAACTACCTAA